The following are encoded in a window of Colletotrichum lupini chromosome 3, complete sequence genomic DNA:
- a CDS encoding binuclear zinc transcription factor, producing MSNTKTQVRSRPPALWTSYTLILIEQLERLAKTGDNPSASENDESPPQQIAGEIADCLTRDLPYATTSTSGTPDQNQPPLNDKTSFTDLLSLGLFEKSPSQDVIEFLTRTYFEKWQYAAPMLHPTRYTMSLYLPPHMQPPMCLQYIVMASGAEVTKTHRQLAMPFYHRAKAYVEADEMRGDGQFFATVAHAQCWTLIANFEAQQLYFAQASMSLCRAIRIGQMLGLHRVDGEGVDAMSLLPPPQDWSEAEERRRTWWVIYCSDRLVSGSTGWPVMINQQDITTHLPASETAFETGVEEQTSPLTSILLQEGRDFSAFAGRVLAAACFFQAFQHSTRTLPDDGLTDPRTSRNWKRHREIDNDLVGLLAALPDDLTLPRNIQSRNATFVNAIIHTSVILLHRAALARIESSGLPEHMAKQSQARLICAAEEILNIIRMMPDITQTLKNPMMTFSIYTASLVFLENWDTSAQDYRRQDNLDFILRIIILAAKAWNDPVTKSTAVQLAVDMRQRGLESEVVDKATELSPGLDMEPIMAKGLSSSSNFVYQVKTADDAAH from the exons ATGTCGAACACGAAAACTCAGGTGCGATCGCGCCCACCCGCGCTGTGGACG TCTTACACTCTTATTCTTATAGAGCAACTTGAGCGACTGGCAAAGACCGGAGACAACCCTTCTGCCTCTGAAAATGACGAAAGTCCGCCTCAGCAAATTGCCGGCGAGATTGCCGATTGCTTGACGAGAGATTTGCCGTATGCGACGACATCTACCAGCGGTACTCCAGATCAAAATCAACCCCCACTAAACGACAAGACGTCTTTCACAGATTTACTCTCCCTCGGGCTTTTTGAGAAATCACCGTCTCAAGACGTCATTGAGTTTCT AACGAGGACCTACTTTGAAAAATGGCAATACGCTGCGCCAATGCTGCACCCAACTCGGTATACCATGTCATTGTACTTGCCGCCTCATATGCAGCCTCCAATGTGCCTACAATACATCGTCATGGCCTCCGGCGCAGAAGTAACCAAGACTCACAGGCAGCTCGCCATGCCGTTCTACCATCGCGCAAAGGCATATGTAGAAGCCGATGAAATGAGA GGTGATGGACAGTTCTTTGCTACTGTAGCACATGCTCAGTGCTGGACACTGATCGCCAACTTTGAAGCCCAGCAACTCTACTTTGCGCAGGCTTCAATGAGTCTTTGTCGAGCCATTAGGATCGGTCAGATGCTCGGCCTTCACCGGGTTGACGGGGAAGGCGTCGATGCGATGTCTTTGCTTCCACCTCCACAGGACTGGTCTGAGGCAGAGGAGAGGCGGAGGACATGGTGGGTAATTTACTGCTCGGATCGGTTGGTTAGCGGTAGCACGGGCTGGCCGGTAATGATCAACCAGCAAGAT ATTACTACACATCTCCCTGCGTCAGAAACGGCATTTGAAACAGGCGTCGAGGAGCAGACGAGCCCTCTGACGAGCATTCTCCTACAAGAAGGCCGCGACTTCTCCGCCTTTGCAGGACGGGTCCTGGCCGCGGCATGCTTCTTCCAAGCCTTTCAGCACTCGACACGGACATTACCAGACGATGGCCTCACCGACCCACGTACAAGTCGGAACTGGAAACGCCACCGTGAGATCGACAACGACCTAGTAGGTCTCCTTGCCGCCCTCCCGGACGACCTGACGCTCCCCCGGAATATCCAAAGCCGCAACGCCACCTTTGTCAACGCCATCATCCACACGTCGGTCATTTTGCTACATAGAGCAGCTCTCGCCAGGATAGAGTCGTCCGGACTGCCGGAGCACATGGCGAAGCAGAGCCAGGCGAGATTGATTTGCGCCGCCGAAGAGATTCTGAACATCATCCGAATGATGCCTGATATCACGCAGACGCTCAAGAATCCCATGATGACCTTCTCCATATACACAGCCTCTCTCGTGTTCCTCGAAAACTGGGATACGTCCGCTCAAGACTATCGACGGCAGGATAACCTTGATTTTATCCTTCGCATCATCATACTAGCCGCCAAGGCGTGGAATGATCCCGTCACGAAGTCTACAGCAGTTCAGCTCGCGGTGGATATGCGACAGCGAGGTCTCGAATCCGAGGTAGTTGACAAG GCAACTGAATTGTCACCAGGCCTTGATATGGAACCTATCATGGCAAAGGGGTTGTCTTCATCCTCCAACTTTGTGTACCAGGTCAAGACCGCGGACGATGCAGCACACTAA
- a CDS encoding NAD dependent epimerase/dehydratase has product MTPERKFAIPKGSMVLVTGANGFIGSHVCNELLQLGFNVRGTVRDVTKCAWLPEALKRQRPKGDFMLVSLPDMEKEGAFDAAVEGVSAVIHAASPVSFSPNPESVIPRSITVALNALKAANKAASVKRFIFTSSSVAAALPQPEKKGIEVNSDSWNTESVEIAWREAPYHPQRAWHIYAASKVEAEMAVWKFYHENIRRLYDLIVSSVLPGTNFGRALDAANQGHSSTSSFIESLWNGTHVDRLASIPPQYFVDVEDNARLHVAAAVLPNVRSERIFAWAEPFNFDTVLDILRTHFPEKTFVDNFHHYRELSVVSQPQSRAVELLRQLGREGFVPLKQSVLLNVEDLS; this is encoded by the exons ATGACTCCGGAACGAAAATTCGCCATTCCAAAGGGCTCAATGGTCCTGGTGACGGGTGCAAACGGTTTCATCGGCTCCCATGTCTGCAATGAACTGCTGCAGCTGGGATTTAACGTCCGCGGAACGGTTCGCGACGTTACTAAATGCGCCTGGCTACCAGAAGCGCTGAAGCGACAGAGACCAAAGGGTGACTTCATGTTGGTTTCATTGCCGGACATGGAGAAGGAGGGCGCCTTTGACGCTGCGGTTGAAG GCGTCTCTGCTGTGATCCATGCTGCTTCCCCGGTGTCTTTTAGCCCAAATCCCGAGAGCGTCATTCCTCGCAGCATCACTGTGGCTCTCAATGCTCTGAAGGCCGCCAACAAAGCGGCGAGTGTGAAGCGGTTCATTTTCACCAGCTCTTCCGTTGCTGCAGCTCTCCCTCAACCCGAGAAGAAGGGAATCGAGGTGAACTCCGACAGTTGGAACACTGAGTCGGTGGAAATAGCATGGAGGGAGGCTCCGTACCACCCTCAGCGAGCGTGGCATATATATGCCGCTAGCAAGGTGGAAGCTGAGATGGCAGTGTGGAAGTTTTATCACGAAAATATTCGGCGACTTTATGACTTGATAGTCAGCAGCG TGCTTCCCGGAACCAACTTTGGAAGAGCTCTGGATGCGGCCAATCAGGGCCATTCGTCAACCTCATCCTTCATCGAGAGTCTATGGAACGGAACGCACGTGGACCGTCTAGCAAGCATTCCACCAC AGTATTTCGTCGACGTGGAAGACAACGCTCGACTTCACGTAGCTGCTGCAGTGCTCCCAAACGTTCGCAGCGAGAGAATTTTTGCTTGGGCTGAGCCCTTCAACTTTGATACCGTCCTCGACATTTTGCGCACGCACTTCCCGGAGAAGACTTTCGTGGATAACTTCCATCACTATCGCGAGCTTTCTGTTGTCTCGCAACCCCAATCGCGGGCGGTTGAGCTGCTGAGGCAACTCGGAAGAGAAGGCTTTGTTCCTTTGAAGCAGAGCGTTCTTCTCAATGTTGAAGATCTATCATGA